CCTTCGAGGACCTGCTGCGGGCGCTCGCCGCCTCGCAGGGCGGGCGCATCCACCTCGTCGCCCACTCGATGGGCACGCTCCTCACCCTCGAGACCCTGCGCATGCTGCGGGCCGATGCCGGCGAGGCGGCGCTTGACCGGATCGGCGCCATCGTGCTCGCCGCGCCCGACATCGACATCGACCTGTTCACCAACGGCATCGAGCGCCTCGGCACCGCGGCGCAGAAGATCACCGTGATCTCCTCCACCAACGACCGCGCGCTCGAACTGTCGAGCACCATCGCGGGCGGCGTCATCCGGGCGGGCGCGGCGGACCGCAGCCGCCTCGAGGCCCTGGGCGTGCGCGTCGCCGACGCCTCGGATTACGGCAGCGGCCTCATCAACCACGACCTGTTCCTGTCGAACGTCGAGGTGCAGCAGGTGATCAAGCGCGCGGTGGCGCGGGCCGACGGGCGCTGACGGCGCGCCCGCGCCGTCCTCCCACCGCCCGCCCGGAGCCGGACCGGCGACGCCTCACGCCGTCGCGGGCACGGCTCACGCCGGGGCCGAGAACACGTCCGGCAGCGAAGGCAGGCGCTGGCGCAGCCGCAGCATCGCGATGGTCTCGATCTCGGCGAGGGCCCGGGCGCGCTCCTCCTCGGGCGGGTTGTCGAGGCGCTCGGCGAGTTGCATCAGGATCTCGTCCGGGCTCTTCCCCCGCACCGCCATCACGAAGGGGAAGCCGTGGCGGGCGCGGTAGCGCTCGTTGAGGTCGAGGAAGCGGGCGCGGCCCTCGGCATCGAGGGCGTCGAGGCCGGCCGAGGCCTGCTCGGCGCGGGATTCCGGCGCGAGGTCGGCCGCCGCCACCCGGCCGGCGAGGTCGGGATGGGCGCGGATCAGCGCCAGCTGCCGCTCCGGCTCGGCCGCCCGCATCACCTCGACCATCGCGGCGTGGAGCCCGTCGGCCGTGTCCTGCATGCCCGACAGCCCGGCGGCGTGGGCGCCGTCCGCCACCCAGGGCGAGTGCTCGAACACGTCGCCGAAGCTCTCGACGAACAGCGCGCGGCCCATCCGGCTCGGGGTCAGGCCGGCGGGCGCGTGGGTCCTCACCCAGTGGCGGGCAATGTCGATGCGCCGCGTCACCCACACGTCCGCGTGGGACGCCACGTGGTCGAGGAAGCGCGCGAGCGCCGCGATCCGCCCCGGCCGGCCGACGAGGCGGCAATGCAGGCCGATCGACAGCATCCGGGGCGTCTCGGCGCCCTCGGCGTAGAGCACGTCGAACGAGTCGCGCAGGTAGGCGAAGAACTGGTCGCCGGCGTTGAACCCCTGCGGCGTCGCGAACCGCATGTCGTTGGAATCGAGGGTGTAGGGCACGACGAGCTGCGGCGCGCGGGGCCCCTCGACCCAGTAGGGCAGGTCGTCGGCGTAGGAATCCGCCGAGTAGAGGAAGCCGCCTTCCTCCATCACCAGCCGCAGGGTGTTCTCCGAGGTGCGGCCCGTGTACCAGCCGAGCGGGCGCTCGCCCGTCACCTCGGTGTGGATCCGGATCGCCTCGCTCATGTGGGCCTTCTCCTCCTCGTAGGAGAAGTCGCGGTAGTCGATCCACTTGAGGCCGTGGCAGGCGATCTCCCAGCCGGCCTCGCGCATCGCCGCCACCGCATCCGGGTTGCGCTGGAGGGCGGTGGCGACGCCGTAGACCGTCACCGGCAGGTTGCGCCCGGCGAACAGCCTGTGCAGCCGCCAGAACCCGACCCGCGAGCCGTACTCGTAGATCGATTCCATGCTCATGTGGCGCTGGCCCGGCCAGGCCTGCGCGCCGACGATCTCCGACAGGAACGCCTCGGACGCCCGGTCGCCGTGCAGCAGGCAGTTCTCGCCGCCCTCCTCGTAGTTGATCACGAACTGCACCGCGATGCGGGCGCCGTCCGGCCATTGCGCGTGGGGCGGGGTGCGGCCGTAGCCGACGAGGTCGCGGGGGTAGGGGGAATCGGTCATGGCGGGGTCCGGCAGGGGCCCTCGTCGTCACCACGTTGGACGAATCACGCGCGGGATCCCCTCTCCCATGTGGGAGAGGGGTAGGGGTGAGGGTGACACGCTTCAGCGTGAAGCTCGGATCGTCCCGCTGCCAGCACGACGCTTCGTGCCTTATTGCGGAACCGTGTCACCCTCACCCCCGGCCCCTCTCCCACATGGGAGAGGGGAGGCGCGCCTTCTCGTCCGCGGCGGGGCATCGAGGACCGCGTGGAAAATTCTCCGCAACCTTAGCCGTGCGGCAGCCCCGGCGCAAAACTACCCCGCCACGGCCTCCAGCGCCGGATCGACCCGGGCGAAGTGGTCCTCCCAGGTCGGCGCGCGATAGCCCGCGAGGCGCGCGGCCATCTCGGCGCGCAAGGGGGAGCCCGGCGCCGCCAGCGCCTCGACCGTCCGCATCCACCCCAGGCCGTCGAGCGGGTGCAGGAACGCGGCGAACGGGCCGGCGATCTCGCGGTGGACCGGGATGTCGGAGGCGACGACCGGCAGGCCGCTGGCGGCGGCCTCCAGCACCGGCAGGCCGTAGCCCTCGGCGAAGGAGGGCATCAGGAGGGCGGTGGCGCTCCCCATCAGCCGCACCAGCCCGGCGGTCGAGAGGCCCGAGACCTCGGTGACGTGCTCGCGCACCGCCGGGCAGCGCTCGAGGAGGTCGACCACGTTCTCGCTCTCCCAGCCCCGCCGCCCGACGACGACGAGGCGCGGCGTCGCCGCCCCGTGCCGGGTGCCGAGCTCGCGCCAGGCGGTGAGGAGGCTGATCAGGTTCTTGCGCGGCTCGATCGTGCCGCAGACCAGGAAGAACGGCCGGGCCGGCGACGCCGATGGAGCCCCCCCGAAGGCCTCCTCGATCCCGAGCGGCCCGACGGTGATCGCGGGCGCCCGGCGTCCCATCCCGGCGAGGTGGGCGGCGAGGCGCGCCCCGACATCGGCCGAGTTCACCACGACCGCGCGGGCGTGGCGGGCCACGGTCTCCATCCGCACCCGGTGGCGCTCCGCCTCGCCGGCGCGGCCGTATTCGGGGTACTCGATCGGAATCAGGTCGTGGACGAAGAAGACCGGCCGGATGTCGGTCCGGTCGTAGAGCCAGTCGAACCGCGCCGGCAGGTCGAGGCGCAGGTGCGAGGTGTGGAGGTAGAGGCTGCCCCGCGGCAGGGCGGCCGGGCCGGGCGCCCGCAGGGCGTCGAGCCAGGCCCGCACCTGGCGCTCCCGGCGCCGGCGCGCCCCGTCCGGGGCCGCCGGCCGGACGGTTGCCGCGGGGAGCGGCAGGCCGAGCGTCCCGGCGAGGTCGCGATAGACCGGGTCGTCCCCGGCCGCGACCTCCTCGGTCCAGGCCGCGACCGCCGCCTCAACGAGGGCGGCCATCCGCGCCCGTTCGAGCACCTTCGGGCCGAGCCGCGTCGAGACGAGGCCGAAGCGCTCGCCGCCCTGCGCCAGCAGGTGGCGCGCGTAGGCCAGGTCGACCCGGTCGATCCCGGTCGGGCTCGCGTGCCGCAGGCGGGTGACGAGGCGGGTGAGATCGAGGACGATGGAGGGCAGGGGCATGGAATCCCGGACGCGGCGGAGTCTCGTATGCCTCGTCCTACACCGGGGGCGGGCGCGATGCCCAACCCGCCCTGTGCGGCAGCGCACAAGACGGGGGGCGGGCCATGGATAGTCGCTCTTGCAACGCTGAGTGCTGATGATTTATCGCAATCGTCACCGCTCCGTTGCGTCGCGGTGACAAGGATGGCGCGCGTCGCCTAGGATCTCGGCTCGGATCAGGATCTCGGCTAGGATTTTGGGGTCGGCGGCGTGGCCGACGTTCGGGTGAGACCATGGCGATCGTCGATCTGGATCGGGAAGCGGTGAAGAACGGCCTGGCGGACGGTTCCGTCCTGCTGATCGACGTGCGCGAGCCCAACGAATTCGCCTCGGGCCACATCCCGGGCTCGGTCTCCTTCCCGCTCTCGACCTTCGACGTCGAGCGGCTGCAGGCCCTGATCGCCGGGGACGGACGCCGTCCGGTCCTGTCCTGCGCCGCCGGGGTTCGCTCGGCGCGGGCGCTGCAATACCTCCAGGGCCAGGGCGTCCCCCTGACCGAGCACTATGTCGGCGGCTTCAAGGATTGGGCCAATGCCGGCGAGACCGTCGAATAGCTGAGCACGGCCGGCCGTCGGTCGATTATCTCCGCCCCCGCGGCGGTTCCACCAGTCCCGGCCCCGGGAGGGCCGCGCCGAGTGCGGCGCGGTTCCCGTTCAAGGCCACCCCCTCGACGCGGATGTGCCCCGGTGCATCTCCCTGCGCGCCCGAGGGGCCGCATGCACGAGATGAACGGGAGAGTGAGTATGCGCAGGCTGAGGCTGGCGGCGGTGATCCCGGCGCTCCTGCTGATGGCCGGTATCCCGGCGCGGGCCCAGGCTCCCGGCGGTCCGCCCCCCACGGTCACGGTTGCCAAGCCCGTGGTCAAGGAGGTGGTGGAGCACGACGACTTCACCGGCCGCTTCAACGCGATCGAGTACGTCGAGGTGCGGGCCCGGGTCACCGGCTACCTCCAGAAGATCCACTTCCAGGACGGCGCCGTGGTGAAGAAGGGCGACCTGCTCTTCACCATCGACCGGCGGCCCTACAAGGCGGCGCTCGACCAGGCCACGGCGGCCCTGGCCTCGGCGCAGGCCCGGCTGAACTTCACCCAGACCGACCTCGAGCGCGCCCAGACGCTGAGCCGGTCGGGCAACATCTCCGAGCAGGTCACCGACCAGCGCCGGCAGAACTCGCTCACCGCCCAGGCCGACGTCGACAGCGCCACCGCGGCCCAGCGCCAGGCCCAGCTCAACTACGACTTCACCGAGGTGCGCTCGCCGATCGACGGGCGGATCTCGCAGCGCCTCGTCACCGAGGGCAACATCGTCATCACCGACCAGACGATGCTGACCACCATCGTCTCGCTCGACCCGATCTACTTCTCGTTCACCGTCGACGAGCGCTCGTTCCTGGCCTACCAGGGCACGCTGCGCATCGGCATGGGGGCGACCCAGAACGAGCACACGGTGCCGATCCTGGTGGCGCTCACCGGCGAGGCGAAGCCCACCCGCAAGGGCGTGCTCAACTTCGTCGACAACCGCGTCGACGAGGCGACCGGCACGGTGCTGTTGCGCGCCACCGTCGAGAACCCCGACCGCTTCATCAAGCCGGGCCTGTTCGGCATCGTCAGCATGCCGGCCTCCAAGCCCTATCGCGGGGTGCTGATCCCCGACGACGCGATCGCGGCGAACCAGGACAAGCGCCTCGTCTACGTGCTCGGTCCCGACAACGTCGTCCAGCCGCGCAACATCCGCCCCGGCCCGAAGATCGACGGCTACCGGGTGGTGCGCGACGGGCTCAAAGGGGACGAGACCATCGTGATCGTCGGCCTCACCCGGGTGCGCCCGGGCGCCAAGGTCACGCCCGAGGTCAAGGAATTGCCGCCGGTCCGCGAGTGAACAAAAAGACGCGCCGCCGTGTTGGCGGCGCTTCCGTCAGGACGCCAGTGCCCCGCGAGGGGCGCCCCGCCCGCGTGAGGGCGCGAGAGGCCCACCGATGCGTTTTGCCCATTTCTTCGTCGACCGGCCGATTTTCGCCTCGGTGACCTCGATCGTCATCCTGATCATCGGTTACGTCTCGTACATCTCGCTTCCCGTCTCGCAGTACCCCGAGATCGTGCCGCCGACCGTGGTCGTGCGCGCCTCCTATCCGGGCGCCAACGCCGAGACCGTGGCGGCCACCATCGCGACGCCGATCGAGCAGGAGATCAACGGCGTCGACAACATGCTGTACATGTCGTCGCTGTCGACCAACGACGGCAACATGCAGCTGACCGTCACCTTCGCGCTCGGCACCAACCTCGACATCGCCAACGTGCTGGTCCAGAACCGGCTCTCGGTCGCCCAGCCGCGCCTGCCCGGCGACGTGCGCAACCTCGGCGTCACGGTCCGCAAGTCCTCGCCCGACCTGATGATGGTCGTGCACGTGCTGTCGCCCGACGGCACCTTCGACCAGAACTACCTCGCCAACTACATCTACCTGCGCCTGCGCGATCCCTTGCTGCGCCTCAACGGCGTCGGCGACATCACGGTGTTCGGCGGCTCGGAATACGCGCTGAGGCTCTGGCTCGACCCGAACAAGCTCGCCTCCTACCAGCTCTCGACCACCGACGTGATCAACGCGCTGCAGGAGCAGAACGTCCAGGTGGCGTCGGGTGCCCTCGGCGCGCCGCCGGCGCCCGCGAGCCAGGCCTTCCAGCTCACCGTGCAGACGCAAGGCCGGTTCCAGGATCCGAGCGAATTCCGCAAGGTCATCGTGAAGGCGTCCGACGGGCGCCTGGTGCGGGTCTCCGACATCGCCCGGGTCGAGCTCGGCCAGAAGGACTACACGACGAAGTCGTTCCTCAACGGCCAGCCGGCGATCGGCATCGGCGTGTTCCAGCGCCCCGGCACCAACGCGCTGGAGGCGGCCGAGCAGGTCCAGGCGCTGATGAAGACCCTGTCGAAGGACTTCCCGCCCGGCCTCGAATTCAAGATCGCCTACAACCCGACCGAGTTCATCGCCGAATCGGTGCACGAGGTCTACAAGACGCTCGGCGAGGCGGTGGTCCTCGTCGTGGTGGTGATCCTGGTCTTCCTGCAGAGCTGGCGCACCGCGATCATCCCGATCATCGCGATTCCCGTCTCGCTGATCGGCACCTTCGCGGTGATGGCGCTGCTCGGATTCTCGCTCAACAACCTGACGCTGTTCGGCCTCGTGCTCGCCATCGGCATCGTCGTCGACGACGCGATCGTGGTGGTGGAGAACGTCGAGCGCAACATGGCCGAGGGCCTGTCGCCCGGCGAGGCGGCCCACAAGACCATGGACGAGGTCGGCGGCGCGGTCGTCGCCATCGCGCTGGTGCTGTCGGCGGTGTTCATCCCCACCGCCTTCATCCCGGGCATCTCGGGCCAGTTCTACCGGCAGTTCGCGCTGACCATCGCGGCCTCGACCATCATCTCGATGTTCAACTCGCTGACGCTGTCGCCGGCGCTCTGCAAGCTGCTGCTGAAGCCCCATTCCGAGCACCACCGGCCGCGCTTCTTCCTCGCGCGGTTCGGGGCCTGGGCGGCCAACACCTTCAACCGCGCCTTCGACGCGACGGCGAACGGTTACGCGGCGACGATCCGCTTCCTCACCGGGCGCCTCGTGCCGCTGCTCGCCATGCTGCTGCTCTATGCCGGCGTGATCTACGGCGTGCTGCACCTCGTGCGCACCACGCCGACGGGATTCATCCCGCTCCAGGACCAGGGCTACCTGCTGGTGGTGGTGCAGCTGCCGCCGGGCTCGTCGCTGGAGCGGACGACGGCCGTGGTGCAGGAGGTGTCGCGCCGCTCCCTCGACATCGACGGCGTCGGCAACACCGTGGTCATCGCCGGCTTCGACGGCGCGACCTTCACCAACACCACCAACGGCGCGGTGATGTTCCTGCCGCTCAAGCCCTTCAAGGAGCGCCTGGAGAAGGGCCTCACGGCCGGCAAGGTCCTGCAGGCGGTGCTCGCCAAGACCGCGCCGATGCAAGAGGCGCGGATCATCGCGATCCCGCCGCCGCCGGTGCGCGGCCTCGGCAACGCCGGCGGCTTCAAGATGCAGGTGCAGAGCCGCGAGGGCTCGGACATCGCCCGGCTGCTCCAGGTCTCGGGTGATCTCATCGGGGCTGCCAACCGCGACCCGGCGCTCACCCGCGTGTTCACCACCTTCGGCAACGACACGCCGCAGATCTACCTCGACATCGACCGCACCGTGGCGCGGATGCTGAACGTGCCGCTCGCCAACGTGTTCTCGACCCTCCAGGTCAACCTGGGCGGCGCCTACGTCAATGACTTCAACACCTTCGGGCGCATCTACCAGGTCCGGGCCCAGGCCGACGCCAAGTACCGGATGGAGAAGGAGGACATCGAGCGGCTCAAGGTGCGCTCCTCCACCGGCGCGCTGGTGCCGATGGGGACGCTCGCCAGCATCCGCGACATCTCCGGACCCCAGATCGTCCAGCGCTACAACCTGTACTACTCGATCCCGGTGCAGGGCGATTCGCGGCCGGGCGTGTCCTCGGGCCAGTCCCTCGACGCGATGGAGAAGCTCGCCCGCCAGACCCTGCCCGACGGCATGAGCTTCGAGTGGACCGAGATCGCGTTCCAGGAGAAGGCCGTCGGCAACACGGCGATCTACGTCTTCGCGCTCGGCGTGCTGCTGGTCTTCCTGGTGCTCGCCGCGCAGTACGAGTCGTGGGCGCTGCCGCTCTCGATCCTGCTCGTCGTGCCGACCGGCGTGCTCGCGGCGCTCGCCGGCGTGCAGTTCCGGGCGCAGGACAACAACATCCTGACCCAGATCGGCCTCATCGTGCTCATCGGTCTCGCGGCGAAGAACGCGATCCTGATCGTCGAATTCGCCCACCAGATCGAGGAGAGCGAGCGCCGGGGGCCGGTCGCGGCCGCCGTCGAGGCGTGCCGGCTTCGCCTGCGGCCGATCCTGATGACCGCCTTCGCGTTCATCCTCGGCGTGGTGCCGCTCGCCTTCGCCACCGGCCCCGGCGCCGAGATGCGCCAGGCGCTCGGCACCGCGGTGCTGTTCGGCATGCTCGGCGCGACGATCTTCGGCCTGTTCCTGACCCCGGTCTTCTACGTGGTGATCCGCAACGTCTCGATCCGGATCAACCGCTGGCGCGGGGTCGACGACCATCACGGCGAGCCCGAGCCGGCGCGGTAACGAGACCGTCGCACCCCGACCGCACGAACGAATCCGGGGCCGCACACGCGGCCCCGGATTTTTTCATGACCGCGCCGGCCGGGGGATCACCCCTCCATCGCGATCAGCGCGGCGTCGCCGCCCGCCGCGGCGGTGTTCACCGTCACGGTCTGCTCGGTGGCGAAGCGGGTGAGGTAGTGCGGCCCGCCCGCCTTCGGGCCGGTGCCCGAGAGGCCGTGGCCGCCGAAGGGCTGCACGCCGACCACCGCGCCGATCATGTTGCGGTTGACGTAGACGTTGCCGGTGGAGAGCCGCGACACCACCCGCTCGACCGTGGCGTCGATGCGGGAATGGACGCCGAGCGTCAGGCCGTAGCCGGTGGCCTCGATCGCATCGAGCACCCGGTCGAACTCGGCGGCCTTGTAGCGCGCGACGTGCAGGATCGGCCCGAACACCTCCTCGGTCAGGGCTTCGGGGCCGGCGATCTCGTAGATCTGCGGCGCCACGAAGTGACCCTCGCCCGGCACCTCGCCGGTGTAGTGCGCCTTGGCGGCCCGGCGCATCGCGGCGCCGTGGCGGTCGAGGCGGGTGCGGGCCTCGGCATCGATCACTGGGCCGACATGGGTGGCGGGGTCGCGCGGATCGCCGAGGCGCAGCTCGCGGGCGGCGCCCGCCACCATCCCGATCACCTTGTCGGCCACGTCCTCCTGCACCAGCAGCAGGCGGAGCGCCGAGCAGCGCTGGCCGGCGGAGCGGAAGGCGGAGGTCACGACGTCGTCGGCGACCTGCTCAGGCAGAGCGGTGGCGTCGACCAGCATCGCGTTGATGCCGCCGGTCTCGGCGAT
The sequence above is drawn from the Methylobacterium terrae genome and encodes:
- the puuE gene encoding allantoinase PuuE, with the protein product MTDSPYPRDLVGYGRTPPHAQWPDGARIAVQFVINYEEGGENCLLHGDRASEAFLSEIVGAQAWPGQRHMSMESIYEYGSRVGFWRLHRLFAGRNLPVTVYGVATALQRNPDAVAAMREAGWEIACHGLKWIDYRDFSYEEEKAHMSEAIRIHTEVTGERPLGWYTGRTSENTLRLVMEEGGFLYSADSYADDLPYWVEGPRAPQLVVPYTLDSNDMRFATPQGFNAGDQFFAYLRDSFDVLYAEGAETPRMLSIGLHCRLVGRPGRIAALARFLDHVASHADVWVTRRIDIARHWVRTHAPAGLTPSRMGRALFVESFGDVFEHSPWVADGAHAAGLSGMQDTADGLHAAMVEVMRAAEPERQLALIRAHPDLAGRVAAADLAPESRAEQASAGLDALDAEGRARFLDLNERYRARHGFPFVMAVRGKSPDEILMQLAERLDNPPEEERARALAEIETIAMLRLRQRLPSLPDVFSAPA
- a CDS encoding efflux RND transporter periplasmic adaptor subunit, which codes for MRRLRLAAVIPALLLMAGIPARAQAPGGPPPTVTVAKPVVKEVVEHDDFTGRFNAIEYVEVRARVTGYLQKIHFQDGAVVKKGDLLFTIDRRPYKAALDQATAALASAQARLNFTQTDLERAQTLSRSGNISEQVTDQRRQNSLTAQADVDSATAAQRQAQLNYDFTEVRSPIDGRISQRLVTEGNIVITDQTMLTTIVSLDPIYFSFTVDERSFLAYQGTLRIGMGATQNEHTVPILVALTGEAKPTRKGVLNFVDNRVDEATGTVLLRATVENPDRFIKPGLFGIVSMPASKPYRGVLIPDDAIAANQDKRLVYVLGPDNVVQPRNIRPGPKIDGYRVVRDGLKGDETIVIVGLTRVRPGAKVTPEVKELPPVRE
- a CDS encoding rhodanese-like domain-containing protein; this encodes MAIVDLDREAVKNGLADGSVLLIDVREPNEFASGHIPGSVSFPLSTFDVERLQALIAGDGRRPVLSCAAGVRSARALQYLQGQGVPLTEHYVGGFKDWANAGETVE
- a CDS encoding efflux RND transporter permease subunit, encoding MRFAHFFVDRPIFASVTSIVILIIGYVSYISLPVSQYPEIVPPTVVVRASYPGANAETVAATIATPIEQEINGVDNMLYMSSLSTNDGNMQLTVTFALGTNLDIANVLVQNRLSVAQPRLPGDVRNLGVTVRKSSPDLMMVVHVLSPDGTFDQNYLANYIYLRLRDPLLRLNGVGDITVFGGSEYALRLWLDPNKLASYQLSTTDVINALQEQNVQVASGALGAPPAPASQAFQLTVQTQGRFQDPSEFRKVIVKASDGRLVRVSDIARVELGQKDYTTKSFLNGQPAIGIGVFQRPGTNALEAAEQVQALMKTLSKDFPPGLEFKIAYNPTEFIAESVHEVYKTLGEAVVLVVVVILVFLQSWRTAIIPIIAIPVSLIGTFAVMALLGFSLNNLTLFGLVLAIGIVVDDAIVVVENVERNMAEGLSPGEAAHKTMDEVGGAVVAIALVLSAVFIPTAFIPGISGQFYRQFALTIAASTIISMFNSLTLSPALCKLLLKPHSEHHRPRFFLARFGAWAANTFNRAFDATANGYAATIRFLTGRLVPLLAMLLLYAGVIYGVLHLVRTTPTGFIPLQDQGYLLVVVQLPPGSSLERTTAVVQEVSRRSLDIDGVGNTVVIAGFDGATFTNTTNGAVMFLPLKPFKERLEKGLTAGKVLQAVLAKTAPMQEARIIAIPPPPVRGLGNAGGFKMQVQSREGSDIARLLQVSGDLIGAANRDPALTRVFTTFGNDTPQIYLDIDRTVARMLNVPLANVFSTLQVNLGGAYVNDFNTFGRIYQVRAQADAKYRMEKEDIERLKVRSSTGALVPMGTLASIRDISGPQIVQRYNLYYSIPVQGDSRPGVSSGQSLDAMEKLARQTLPDGMSFEWTEIAFQEKAVGNTAIYVFALGVLLVFLVLAAQYESWALPLSILLVVPTGVLAALAGVQFRAQDNNILTQIGLIVLIGLAAKNAILIVEFAHQIEESERRGPVAAAVEACRLRLRPILMTAFAFILGVVPLAFATGPGAEMRQALGTAVLFGMLGATIFGLFLTPVFYVVIRNVSIRINRWRGVDDHHGEPEPAR
- a CDS encoding glycosyltransferase family 4 protein → MPLPSIVLDLTRLVTRLRHASPTGIDRVDLAYARHLLAQGGERFGLVSTRLGPKVLERARMAALVEAAVAAWTEEVAAGDDPVYRDLAGTLGLPLPAATVRPAAPDGARRRRERQVRAWLDALRAPGPAALPRGSLYLHTSHLRLDLPARFDWLYDRTDIRPVFFVHDLIPIEYPEYGRAGEAERHRVRMETVARHARAVVVNSADVGARLAAHLAGMGRRAPAITVGPLGIEEAFGGAPSASPARPFFLVCGTIEPRKNLISLLTAWRELGTRHGAATPRLVVVGRRGWESENVVDLLERCPAVREHVTEVSGLSTAGLVRLMGSATALLMPSFAEGYGLPVLEAAASGLPVVASDIPVHREIAGPFAAFLHPLDGLGWMRTVEALAAPGSPLRAEMAARLAGYRAPTWEDHFARVDPALEAVAG